In Actinomadura citrea, a single window of DNA contains:
- a CDS encoding ATP-binding protein, with protein sequence MVTLTGVGGVGKTRLATRMATVLRRAFPDGVWMVELAEVERPELLIASIMEALEIRDHSHRPPMDVLVERLRDEHALLVLDNCEHLQQECAVLAETLLRSASRLRILATSRHVLGIAGERTFPVPPLSLSSLDAHGTAGTRPMPEAVQLFADRARSVVPEFAVTDANRATVESVCRRLDGLPLAIELAAVRLRALSVEQLLERLGDRFRLLTGGSRAVLPRHQTLRALIDWSHLLCTEQERVLWARMSVFTGGCDLEAAEEVCSGDGIHRAEIVDLIAALMEKSILSREDHVGVVRYRLLESIRQYGRERLAESGQAPRIRRACRDYYRGMAAEARARLFGPDQIAWLGRLQLEHANLRTALESCLADPAEIQVGLGMAADLLYHWITSFYLAEGRRWMDRALALDSGESEIRARALWSNSWLAIIQGDLDDAAAMLKESRAIGERRGREEILGYVALYSGMIAMYRQDADTAIGLYEEAVERHTATGDPVGHALALIRLSLAHSFLGDSTRAVSLGERGIAVCEAHGEGWHRAYAMMALGVEVWRKGDAARAAAMERESLRFNRSLDDPLGIGVNLEVLAWVAATERQFTRAARLLGIAGAVWKAVGAVLSGYGHLVRYHDACEDDTRRALGSSALRSETERGAGMSAEDGLAYALEETPPADTGDRDLDVPSPLTPRETQIAQLVAQGASNRRIAADLVISQRTVEGHIEHIMNKLGFHSRVQIAGWLNDHERAAGAQAPRATRRHG encoded by the coding sequence ATGGTGACCCTTACGGGAGTCGGCGGGGTCGGCAAGACGCGGCTGGCCACGCGGATGGCGACCGTGCTCCGGCGGGCGTTCCCGGACGGCGTGTGGATGGTCGAACTCGCCGAGGTGGAGAGGCCGGAGTTGCTGATCGCGTCGATCATGGAGGCGTTGGAGATCAGGGATCACTCCCATCGCCCGCCGATGGACGTCTTGGTCGAACGCCTGAGGGACGAGCACGCGCTGCTGGTGCTGGACAATTGCGAGCACCTCCAACAGGAGTGCGCGGTGCTGGCCGAGACGCTGCTGCGCTCGGCTTCGCGACTGCGGATACTGGCCACGAGCCGGCACGTGCTGGGGATCGCGGGCGAACGGACGTTCCCGGTCCCGCCCCTGTCGCTGAGCTCCCTCGACGCGCACGGGACGGCCGGGACGCGGCCGATGCCGGAAGCGGTGCAGCTGTTCGCCGACCGCGCCCGCTCGGTGGTCCCCGAGTTCGCCGTCACCGACGCCAACCGGGCCACCGTGGAGAGCGTCTGCCGGCGGCTGGACGGGCTCCCCCTGGCCATCGAGCTGGCGGCCGTGCGGCTCCGGGCGCTGTCGGTGGAGCAGTTGCTGGAACGGCTCGGCGATCGTTTCCGGTTGCTCACCGGGGGCTCGCGCGCGGTGCTGCCGCGGCACCAGACGCTGCGCGCGCTGATCGACTGGAGCCACCTGCTGTGCACGGAGCAGGAACGCGTGCTGTGGGCCCGGATGTCGGTCTTCACCGGCGGCTGTGATCTGGAGGCGGCCGAGGAGGTGTGCTCGGGGGACGGGATCCACCGCGCGGAGATCGTCGACCTGATCGCCGCCCTGATGGAGAAGTCGATCCTGAGCCGTGAGGATCACGTGGGCGTGGTCAGGTACCGGTTGCTGGAGAGCATCCGGCAGTACGGCCGCGAGCGGCTCGCCGAATCCGGGCAGGCGCCGCGGATCCGGCGCGCGTGTCGCGACTACTACCGGGGAATGGCCGCCGAGGCCCGCGCCCGGCTGTTCGGCCCCGACCAGATCGCCTGGCTCGGCAGGCTCCAGCTTGAGCACGCCAACCTGCGCACCGCGCTGGAGAGCTGCCTCGCCGACCCGGCCGAGATCCAGGTCGGCCTGGGGATGGCCGCCGACCTGCTCTACCACTGGATCACCAGTTTCTACCTGGCCGAGGGACGCCGCTGGATGGACCGGGCGCTCGCCCTGGACTCCGGGGAGAGCGAGATCCGTGCCAGGGCGCTGTGGTCCAACAGCTGGTTGGCGATAATTCAGGGCGACCTGGACGACGCCGCCGCGATGCTGAAGGAGAGCCGGGCCATCGGGGAGCGGCGGGGACGCGAGGAGATCCTGGGCTATGTCGCCCTCTACTCCGGGATGATCGCCATGTACCGGCAGGACGCCGACACCGCGATCGGCCTCTACGAGGAGGCGGTGGAGCGCCACACCGCCACCGGGGACCCGGTGGGCCACGCGCTGGCACTGATCAGACTTTCGCTCGCGCACTCCTTCCTGGGCGACTCGACACGCGCCGTCTCCCTCGGCGAACGGGGCATCGCGGTGTGCGAGGCGCACGGGGAAGGGTGGCACAGGGCGTACGCGATGATGGCCCTGGGCGTGGAGGTGTGGCGGAAGGGCGATGCGGCGCGCGCCGCCGCGATGGAGCGGGAGAGCCTGCGGTTCAACCGTTCGCTCGACGACCCCCTCGGCATCGGGGTCAACCTGGAGGTGCTGGCCTGGGTCGCCGCCACCGAGAGGCAGTTCACGCGGGCGGCCCGGTTGCTCGGGATCGCCGGGGCCGTGTGGAAGGCGGTGGGCGCGGTCCTGTCCGGGTACGGGCACCTGGTGCGGTACCACGACGCGTGCGAGGACGACACGCGCCGGGCGCTCGGCTCGTCCGCCCTCCGGTCGGAGACCGAGCGCGGAGCCGGCATGTCCGCCGAGGACGGGCTCGCCTACGCGCTGGAGGAGACCCCGCCCGCGGACACGGGGGACCGCGACCTCGACGTGCCGTCCCCCCTGACACCTCGGGAGACGCAGATCGCGCAGCTGGTGGCGCAGGGGGCGAGCAACAGGAGGATCGCCGCCGATCTGGTGATCTCCCAGCGGACTGTGGAGGGGCACATCGAGCACATCATGAACAAGCTCGGTTTCCATTCCCGGGTCCAGATCGCCGGTTGGCTCAACGATCACGAACGGGCGGCCGGCGCGCAGGCCCCCCGGGCGACGAGGCGCCATGGGTGA
- a CDS encoding ATP-binding protein translates to MGEREIVPDRAWERSAFVGRVQEIAEVRYLLRRTRLMTLTGAGGVGKSRLARRAASDLRSWFSAGVEIVDLATMQDVQLLETTVAAALGLRGNSRRSLPALVDHLADKRLILVLDNCEHLLPECAELAARLLGGAPRLRILATSRQALGVDGEQVLVVPPLAVPPVGAAVQDITHSDAVRLFAERAARARPGFTLDAETAPALARLCRRLDGLPLAIELAAARLHTIPLAELAAELDRRFDRLAGPDGAVLPRHRTLYATLDWSFGLCTPGERRLWARLSVFPGGADLEDAEAVCSGDGIESEDVLDLISGLIDKSILITERGGLRSRYRMLESVRAYGRERLAYEDEPELHRRYRDHYRRLAERNRIDLLVPDEFDRYRATLAEMPNLRLALDLCLREDSVPSGLRIAVSLWSAWLLAGAVQEGRHWLERSLELSHPTDDGRVKALWADALFAAYQNDLDTAGRRADECGAAARSSGDEKALALGLEARGIAVLAGGDTGDGFALLQDARARHRARSDLHAVAVNLHYAASFGMAAQSPAQGAALGEELLALAEAHHASIFEAYALITLAYAAWWQEDPSLTAARMRQAAGLLTEISDRWGLSQCLESLAWTACAQGEHDRAARLLGAANRLLRAFDIPPLGLQVFRHSHRDCAARARRGLGGRVFDAAYDSGAKLTLDGAVAYAISG, encoded by the coding sequence ATGGGTGAACGGGAGATCGTGCCGGACAGGGCTTGGGAGCGCTCCGCATTCGTCGGCCGCGTCCAGGAGATCGCGGAGGTGCGGTACCTGCTGCGCAGAACGCGGCTGATGACCCTGACCGGCGCCGGTGGGGTCGGCAAGTCCCGGCTGGCGCGCCGGGCGGCGTCCGACCTGCGGAGCTGGTTCTCGGCCGGGGTCGAGATCGTGGATCTGGCCACGATGCAGGACGTCCAGCTGCTGGAGACGACGGTGGCGGCCGCTCTGGGACTGCGCGGCAACAGCCGGCGGTCCCTTCCGGCCCTGGTGGACCATCTGGCCGACAAACGTCTGATTCTCGTCCTGGACAACTGCGAGCACCTGCTCCCGGAGTGCGCCGAACTGGCCGCCAGGCTGCTCGGCGGTGCGCCCCGGCTGCGCATCCTCGCCACCAGCCGGCAGGCACTGGGAGTGGACGGCGAACAAGTGCTGGTGGTGCCGCCGCTGGCGGTCCCGCCGGTCGGCGCCGCCGTCCAGGACATCACGCACAGCGATGCGGTGCGCCTGTTCGCCGAACGGGCGGCCCGGGCGCGGCCGGGGTTCACGCTGGACGCGGAGACCGCGCCCGCGCTCGCCCGGCTGTGCAGGCGCCTGGACGGGCTCCCCCTGGCCATCGAACTCGCCGCCGCGCGGTTGCACACGATACCGCTGGCGGAACTGGCGGCGGAGCTCGATCGGCGCTTCGACCGGCTCGCGGGCCCCGACGGCGCGGTCCTGCCACGGCACCGGACCCTGTACGCGACCCTCGACTGGAGCTTCGGTCTGTGCACGCCCGGCGAGCGACGGTTGTGGGCGAGGCTGTCGGTGTTCCCCGGCGGGGCGGACCTCGAGGACGCCGAAGCGGTCTGTTCCGGCGACGGGATCGAATCCGAGGACGTCCTCGACCTGATCTCAGGGCTGATCGACAAGTCCATACTGATCACTGAGCGCGGCGGTCTCCGCAGCCGCTACCGCATGCTGGAGAGCGTTCGCGCCTACGGGCGCGAGCGGCTGGCGTACGAGGACGAGCCGGAACTGCACCGCCGGTACCGCGACCACTACCGGCGGCTGGCCGAGCGGAACCGGATCGATCTGCTGGTGCCCGACGAGTTCGATCGCTACCGGGCGACGCTGGCGGAGATGCCCAACCTGCGTCTGGCACTGGATCTGTGCCTGCGGGAGGACAGTGTCCCCTCCGGACTGCGGATCGCGGTCAGCCTGTGGTCGGCATGGCTGCTCGCGGGTGCCGTCCAGGAGGGCCGCCACTGGCTGGAGCGCTCGCTCGAACTGTCACATCCGACCGACGACGGCCGCGTCAAGGCGCTGTGGGCCGACGCGCTGTTCGCCGCCTACCAGAACGATCTCGACACGGCCGGACGGCGTGCGGACGAGTGCGGCGCCGCCGCCAGGAGCAGCGGAGACGAGAAGGCGCTCGCCCTCGGTCTTGAGGCACGCGGGATCGCGGTGCTGGCCGGCGGTGACACCGGTGACGGGTTCGCGCTGCTCCAGGACGCGCGGGCCCGCCACCGCGCCAGGAGCGACCTGCATGCCGTCGCCGTGAACCTCCACTACGCCGCCTCCTTCGGCATGGCCGCCCAGAGCCCGGCACAGGGGGCGGCCCTGGGGGAGGAACTCCTCGCCCTGGCGGAGGCCCACCACGCGTCGATCTTCGAGGCGTACGCTTTGATCACCTTGGCGTACGCGGCCTGGTGGCAGGAGGACCCGAGCCTGACCGCGGCCAGGATGCGCCAGGCGGCCGGTCTGCTGACCGAGATCAGCGACCGGTGGGGACTCAGCCAGTGCCTGGAGTCCCTTGCCTGGACGGCCTGCGCGCAGGGAGAACACGACCGGGCGGCCCGGCTGCTGGGCGCGGCGAACCGGCTCCTGCGGGCCTTCGACATCCCGCCTCTCGGACTGCAGGTCTTCAGGCACAGCCACCGGGACTGCGCGGCCCGGGCCCGCCGCGGGCTCGGGGGGCGGGTGTTCGACGCGGCCTATGACTCGGGCGCGAAGCTGACCCTGGACGGCGCGGTCGCGTACGCGATCAGCGGCTGA
- a CDS encoding FAD:protein FMN transferase encodes MTYSSEEFPLWGGVATVMVEKPDRLGAARRAVDHVIDDIDAACSALRDGSDLARVNAAAGRPVRVGATFVAVLWTALHAGELTGGLFDPLVGADDAAIVIDDPPGTVTIPAGTALDLWSMAVAFAADRAAESAAGQAGCGVCVCLPGSVATAGPVPDPGWPVHVISGRGRGPRGEPCHAEKIMLRSPGLAISCPPAPGRTAARPRGGAVAADMRPLVRGQRPWRTISVIGMGCVAAKAASIAALASGNAAATWLGSRELRARMTDADGHVTTVGRWPAVCVSRPVTLTREPGVQPLIAYATAPSRVSFAPES; translated from the coding sequence ATGACCTACAGCTCGGAAGAGTTCCCCCTCTGGGGCGGTGTGGCCACCGTGATGGTGGAGAAACCCGACCGTCTCGGCGCCGCCCGGCGAGCGGTCGACCATGTGATCGATGACATCGACGCCGCGTGCAGCGCCCTTCGCGACGGTTCCGATCTGGCACGGGTCAACGCCGCCGCCGGCCGTCCGGTACGGGTGGGCGCCACCTTCGTGGCGGTGTTGTGGACGGCCCTGCACGCCGGCGAGCTGACCGGCGGTCTCTTCGATCCTCTCGTCGGCGCCGACGACGCCGCGATCGTGATCGACGATCCGCCCGGAACGGTCACGATTCCCGCTGGAACGGCCCTGGACCTGTGGAGCATGGCGGTGGCGTTCGCCGCCGACCGGGCCGCCGAGTCCGCCGCCGGACAAGCCGGGTGCGGAGTCTGCGTCTGTCTCCCCGGCAGCGTCGCCACCGCGGGGCCGGTCCCGGATCCGGGGTGGCCGGTCCACGTGATCAGCGGCCGCGGCCGCGGGCCCCGCGGCGAGCCGTGCCACGCGGAGAAGATCATGTTGCGGTCGCCGGGGCTGGCCATCTCCTGCCCGCCCGCGCCGGGCCGCACGGCGGCGCGCCCACGGGGAGGCGCGGTCGCCGCCGATATGCGGCCGCTCGTGCGCGGGCAACGGCCCTGGCGCACGATCTCGGTCATCGGCATGGGCTGCGTCGCCGCCAAGGCCGCCAGCATCGCCGCGCTCGCGTCCGGAAACGCCGCTGCCACCTGGTTGGGGTCCCGGGAGTTGCGAGCCCGGATGACGGACGCCGACGGCCACGTGACCACCGTCGGACGGTGGCCCGCCGTCTGCGTCTCCCGGCCCGTCACGCTGACGCGCGAACCGGGCGTTCAGCCGCTGATCGCGTACGCGACCGCGCCGTCCAGGGTCAGCTTCGCGCCCGAGTCATAG
- a CDS encoding serine/threonine-protein kinase: MPRPELVLNRRYQLVKVLGQGGMGQVWSARDLELERQVAIKVVAEGVPADAAPELIARLRREARTAGRLQHPGITAVYDIGSHDGAPYVVMELLDGRSLRELLDDSPQGLPVDQVVELAIKVADALAYAHAQGLVHRDIKPANLMALTGGGVKICDFGIARFPDTTTLTGWGVPGTRAFMAPEQSPGVVDARADMYSLGRTLQVLLTGGPASTASPDDVSRGFAARPDIPPQLRHLLLRLLASDPAARPDAATLRDRLAALRDDRDGPVGVRSLPAHVRETAPDGRPGDASPRPRPNTRTTTRRPPPDPDLFTWPEVREPRAWLAPTAMASALAWFLITAGQVWYQSPADRIVFPLFLIIVGTYSLGAMTISEWDFPDQRTSPGKEDELPDRPGLSGGLLIGFALLVAVVFYGVRVAIGAGGDRWLMLVWTLAGLVSFVTAFSTRWIHSYESGMRSLMLRSLARCRAIAETMASTIWFGEPYEDPRLPDLRDLLFELPAARFFRLEKGPFPVAVVCGPKVLLVQTTTWTSGVYRNVGYKELLRDGRAFSSGVREIEQLDRARSDWVYQVNKGHRGYAPSYSDVEAVLVVGRPADDAGEVVLGDGPSLSLSLIRCTTPAGFTEVVRSHFRRADRIDLPTVARILDHYDRTQSPGQDAR, translated from the coding sequence ATGCCGCGACCGGAGTTGGTGCTGAACCGGCGATATCAGCTCGTGAAGGTGCTCGGTCAGGGTGGCATGGGGCAGGTCTGGTCGGCCCGCGATCTGGAACTGGAGCGGCAGGTGGCGATCAAAGTCGTCGCCGAGGGCGTGCCCGCGGACGCGGCGCCGGAGCTGATCGCCCGGCTGCGGCGCGAGGCCAGGACCGCGGGGAGGCTCCAGCATCCGGGGATCACCGCCGTCTACGACATCGGCAGTCATGACGGGGCGCCGTATGTGGTGATGGAACTGCTCGACGGGCGGAGTCTCCGGGAACTCCTGGACGACAGCCCCCAGGGCCTGCCCGTCGACCAGGTCGTGGAGCTCGCGATCAAGGTGGCCGACGCACTGGCGTACGCGCACGCCCAGGGACTGGTGCATCGCGACATCAAGCCGGCCAACCTGATGGCGCTGACCGGTGGCGGCGTGAAGATCTGCGATTTCGGGATCGCGCGGTTTCCCGACACGACGACCCTCACCGGCTGGGGTGTCCCTGGGACCCGGGCGTTCATGGCACCCGAGCAGTCCCCGGGCGTGGTCGACGCCCGTGCCGACATGTACTCGCTGGGCCGCACTCTCCAGGTGCTGCTGACGGGCGGGCCGGCATCCACCGCATCACCGGACGACGTATCCCGCGGATTCGCGGCCCGACCCGACATCCCACCGCAACTGAGGCATCTGCTGCTGCGGCTGCTCGCCTCCGATCCGGCCGCAAGGCCCGACGCCGCCACACTCCGCGACCGGCTCGCCGCGCTTCGCGACGACCGGGACGGTCCCGTCGGCGTCCGGTCGCTTCCGGCTCATGTGCGGGAGACCGCCCCGGACGGGCGCCCCGGCGACGCCTCCCCGCGGCCGAGGCCGAATACCCGCACGACGACGAGAAGGCCGCCACCTGACCCGGACCTTTTCACGTGGCCCGAAGTCCGCGAACCGCGGGCGTGGCTCGCACCGACCGCGATGGCGTCCGCTCTCGCATGGTTCCTGATCACCGCCGGCCAGGTCTGGTACCAGTCGCCGGCGGATCGGATCGTGTTTCCCCTGTTCCTCATCATCGTCGGCACGTATTCGCTGGGCGCGATGACGATCTCCGAGTGGGATTTCCCGGACCAGCGGACTTCCCCCGGGAAGGAGGACGAACTCCCGGACAGGCCAGGCCTCTCGGGAGGGCTGCTGATCGGGTTCGCCCTGCTCGTGGCCGTGGTGTTCTACGGCGTTCGAGTGGCGATCGGTGCCGGTGGCGATCGCTGGCTGATGCTGGTCTGGACCCTGGCCGGCCTGGTCTCGTTCGTCACCGCCTTCAGCACCAGGTGGATCCACTCCTACGAATCCGGGATGCGGTCCTTGATGCTGCGCAGCCTGGCGCGGTGCCGGGCGATCGCCGAAACCATGGCGAGCACGATCTGGTTCGGCGAGCCCTACGAAGACCCCCGGCTGCCGGACCTGCGAGATCTGCTGTTCGAACTTCCGGCCGCTCGCTTCTTTCGCCTGGAGAAGGGCCCCTTTCCCGTCGCCGTCGTGTGCGGGCCCAAAGTGCTGCTGGTCCAGACGACGACGTGGACCTCAGGGGTGTACCGGAATGTCGGTTACAAAGAACTGCTGCGAGACGGGCGGGCCTTCTCCTCGGGCGTGCGGGAGATCGAGCAACTCGACAGAGCCCGGAGCGACTGGGTCTACCAGGTCAACAAAGGGCACCGGGGCTACGCCCCGTCATATTCCGACGTCGAAGCCGTGCTCGTCGTCGGGCGGCCTGCCGACGACGCGGGTGAGGTGGTGCTGGGCGACGGCCCTTCCCTGTCCCTCTCGTTGATCAGATGCACGACGCCGGCCGGTTTCACCGAGGTCGTCCGCTCGCACTTCCGGAGGGCCGACCGCATCGATCTGCCGACGGTGGCGAGGATCCTCGACCACTACGACCGGACACAGAGCCCAGGCCAGGACGCCCGGTGA
- a CDS encoding RtcB family protein translates to MTAPRQDPRLVRTDDDWLQLPNRWDLPVDICAGVDVPIEPSAVEEILTVLETADTLARLADATGHRQASIDRVALTPDLHKGAGIPIGTVLRTSGALIPQAVGNDINCGMRLETTSLTVDQVRPRLDALEGRLRHLFFEGGRRIALSGVQREALLRDGLPGLLGVPRDSANGIWSQHRPEDGRPGRVHGERYPTTTAESFRDWIDSAGGTSYDSIIGGVGGGNHFAELQYVASVHDRQAAYAWGFELGQVVLMVHSGSLSLGHQANSDGLELARKAWPASVPMPDNKILPILSGERNEAALRRYLDAFGNAANFAVGNRFFLSLMLRQGLAAECGDLTGDLVYDAPHNLLWRHDDGSVVHRKGATPAGGYADMAGGPYAMWGEPVIVPGSMGAASYVLRGHGNPRTLASACHGAGRRVPRGAASRAGDAELDAFLAEFRVVTPLDHRDPAVTRRADVMAAWRRDLKQEAPWVYKDIGPVVSSLGRAGVADPVVELRPLLTVKG, encoded by the coding sequence ATGACCGCACCCCGACAGGACCCGCGCCTCGTCCGTACCGACGACGACTGGCTCCAACTCCCCAACCGGTGGGACCTCCCGGTCGACATCTGCGCCGGTGTCGACGTGCCGATAGAGCCCAGCGCGGTCGAGGAGATCCTCACCGTGCTCGAGACCGCCGACACCCTGGCGCGGCTGGCCGACGCGACCGGACATCGGCAGGCGAGCATCGACCGTGTCGCGCTCACCCCGGACCTGCACAAAGGCGCCGGGATCCCGATCGGCACCGTGCTGCGGACCAGCGGTGCGCTGATCCCGCAGGCGGTCGGCAACGACATCAACTGCGGGATGCGGTTGGAGACGACCTCGCTCACCGTCGACCAGGTTCGCCCCCGGCTGGACGCGCTGGAAGGGCGGCTGCGGCACCTGTTCTTCGAGGGCGGCCGGCGGATCGCCCTGTCGGGGGTCCAGCGGGAGGCCCTGCTGCGCGACGGGCTGCCCGGCCTGCTCGGGGTCCCGCGGGATTCCGCGAACGGCATCTGGTCGCAGCACCGGCCCGAGGACGGGCGGCCGGGCCGGGTCCACGGCGAGCGGTACCCGACCACGACCGCCGAGTCGTTCCGCGACTGGATCGACAGTGCGGGCGGCACCAGCTACGACAGCATCATCGGCGGCGTCGGCGGCGGCAACCACTTCGCCGAGTTGCAGTACGTCGCGTCGGTCCACGACCGTCAGGCCGCCTACGCCTGGGGGTTCGAGCTCGGCCAGGTCGTGCTGATGGTGCACAGCGGCTCGCTGTCGCTGGGGCACCAGGCGAACTCCGACGGCCTGGAGCTGGCCAGGAAGGCGTGGCCCGCCTCCGTCCCGATGCCGGACAACAAGATCCTTCCGATCCTTTCCGGCGAGCGGAACGAGGCGGCGCTGCGGCGCTATCTCGACGCGTTCGGCAATGCCGCGAACTTCGCGGTCGGCAACCGGTTCTTCCTCTCGCTCATGCTGCGCCAGGGACTCGCCGCGGAGTGCGGCGACCTCACCGGCGATCTGGTCTACGACGCCCCGCACAACCTGCTGTGGCGGCACGACGACGGGTCGGTGGTGCACCGCAAGGGCGCGACGCCCGCGGGCGGGTACGCCGACATGGCGGGTGGACCGTACGCGATGTGGGGCGAGCCGGTCATCGTGCCCGGGTCGATGGGGGCGGCCAGCTACGTGCTGCGGGGGCACGGCAACCCGCGGACGCTGGCGAGCGCGTGCCACGGCGCCGGCCGCCGCGTTCCGCGCGGTGCCGCGTCCCGGGCCGGCGACGCCGAACTCGACGCGTTCCTCGCCGAGTTCCGCGTGGTCACGCCCCTCGACCACCGCGATCCCGCGGTCACCCGCCGCGCGGACGTCATGGCCGCCTGGCGGCGCGACCTCAAGCAGGAGGCGCCGTGGGTGTACAAGGACATCGGCCCCGTCGTGTCCAGCCTCGGACGGGCCGGCGTCGCGGACCCGGTCGTCGAGCTGCGGCCGCTGCTGACCGTCAAGGGATGA
- a CDS encoding roadblock/LC7 domain-containing protein has product MTPLRDESTDRLDWLIDGLVKRVPQVTRAVVQSADGLLMGASAGLSREDAEYLSALAAGLQSLAQGARSQFDAGEVHQTIIEMRNAFLFVTAAGEGASLTVLSDASADPAQISYEMTLLVGRVGDHLASRPRNHTGA; this is encoded by the coding sequence GTGACGCCGCTGCGGGACGAATCGACCGACCGGCTGGACTGGCTGATCGACGGGCTGGTCAAACGCGTGCCGCAGGTGACCAGGGCGGTGGTGCAGTCGGCGGACGGGCTCCTCATGGGAGCGTCCGCCGGCCTGAGCCGGGAGGACGCGGAGTACCTGTCCGCGCTGGCCGCCGGCCTGCAGAGCCTGGCGCAGGGCGCGCGGAGCCAGTTCGACGCGGGGGAGGTGCATCAGACGATCATCGAGATGCGCAACGCGTTCCTCTTCGTCACCGCGGCGGGCGAGGGCGCCTCGCTGACCGTGCTCAGCGACGCCAGCGCCGACCCGGCGCAGATCAGCTACGAGATGACCCTCCTCGTCGGCCGAGTCGGCGACCACCTCGCCTCCCGCCCCCGAAACCACACCGGCGCCTGA